A stretch of the Mycolicibacterium celeriflavum genome encodes the following:
- a CDS encoding arylsulfatase: MAEPHPDSVESVVEDRRGGLSRREALRRLGILGMSGTAAVSLLAACDSTGDPSPEPTPGAGPPSGEWPDRTRLPIPAHQDIGKIDRTVEGSDPIEWPREVTAPEGAPNVLLVMTDDVGFGASEVFGGPIPTPTYARLAQNGLRYNRFHTTALCSPSRAALLTGRNHHVAATGIIMEFSTPFPGYHSIVSKSVGTLGEILTGNGYGTSWFGKNHNVPDWLTTPAGPFNLWPSGLGFEYFYGFLGADAHQFRPAVYENNLPVDPYLGREDTYHFDADMADHAIQWMRRQKAVNPDKPFFAYYTPGTAHAPHHAPPDWIERFKGKFDHGWDRQREMTYQKQKEIGVIPPDAVLNETPPDYRRWDDLSPDMKRVCARQMECYAAALAHCDHQIGRVVDAIEELGELDNTLIIYIQGDNGCSAEDASGRGMTSEIVTIGNGIDDRDDFMVQNINEFGGRWFQNHFSHGWAHALNSPYQWDKKIASHLGGTRTSMVVSWPARIKDRGGLRSQFTHITDIAPTILEAAKLPMPASIDGIEQVPLNGSSLIPSFDKADAEEHHRTQYFEVIANQGIYHDGWMANTAPKRLPWVSRGPSTKDPYEEYEWQLYNLDEDFSQSRNLAADNPDKLQELRTLFLDEASKNQVLPLDDRYLERVAPENRPQHNKGRNVYTYFPGATRITEGMAPNMKNTSYSITGTITVPPTGAEGMIVTQGGWFGGNALYLLEGKPVFAYARSHYPEHKYKVEAPAALTPGKHDIRVDFVWDGGDPGSGGTANLFVDNAQVASGRIDQTIPVRVSADETFDVGEDSGTPVNRDYDVPFRFSGELHKVVVELKPAKR; this comes from the coding sequence ATGGCCGAACCACATCCGGACAGCGTTGAATCTGTGGTCGAGGATCGGCGAGGCGGACTCTCTCGCCGGGAAGCGCTGCGCCGCTTGGGTATTCTCGGCATGAGCGGCACCGCGGCCGTTTCGTTGCTGGCTGCCTGCGACAGCACCGGCGACCCCTCGCCGGAACCCACGCCGGGCGCTGGGCCACCATCCGGTGAATGGCCGGACCGCACCAGGCTGCCCATCCCCGCGCACCAGGACATCGGCAAGATAGACCGGACCGTGGAGGGGTCCGACCCGATCGAATGGCCCAGGGAAGTCACGGCTCCAGAGGGAGCCCCCAACGTCCTGTTGGTCATGACCGACGACGTCGGGTTCGGCGCCAGTGAAGTGTTCGGCGGCCCGATACCCACCCCGACATACGCACGGTTGGCGCAAAACGGGCTGCGATACAACCGCTTTCACACCACCGCGTTGTGCTCGCCGTCACGCGCGGCATTGCTGACCGGCCGCAATCACCATGTGGCGGCGACCGGCATCATCATGGAGTTCTCCACTCCGTTCCCCGGCTATCACAGCATCGTGTCCAAAAGCGTCGGTACGCTGGGAGAAATTCTCACCGGAAACGGTTACGGCACATCGTGGTTCGGGAAGAATCACAACGTGCCGGACTGGCTGACCACGCCGGCCGGGCCGTTTAACTTGTGGCCGTCGGGCCTGGGTTTCGAGTATTTCTACGGATTCCTCGGTGCCGACGCGCATCAATTCCGTCCGGCTGTCTACGAGAACAACTTGCCGGTCGACCCGTATCTCGGCCGCGAGGACACGTACCACTTCGACGCCGATATGGCCGACCATGCCATTCAATGGATGCGGCGCCAGAAGGCCGTCAACCCTGATAAACCGTTCTTCGCGTACTACACGCCGGGCACCGCACACGCCCCGCACCATGCTCCGCCGGATTGGATCGAGCGGTTCAAAGGCAAGTTCGACCATGGCTGGGATCGTCAGCGGGAGATGACCTATCAGAAGCAGAAGGAAATCGGGGTGATCCCGCCCGATGCCGTGCTCAACGAGACCCCACCCGACTACAGGCGTTGGGACGACCTGTCGCCGGACATGAAGCGGGTTTGCGCCCGGCAAATGGAGTGCTATGCCGCGGCTCTCGCACACTGTGACCATCAGATCGGGCGGGTGGTGGACGCGATCGAGGAGCTCGGCGAACTCGACAACACCCTGATCATCTACATCCAGGGCGACAACGGTTGCAGCGCAGAGGATGCGTCCGGACGGGGGATGACCAGCGAGATCGTCACCATCGGCAACGGGATCGACGACCGCGACGACTTCATGGTGCAGAACATCAACGAGTTCGGCGGGCGGTGGTTCCAGAACCACTTCTCCCACGGCTGGGCGCACGCCCTGAACTCTCCGTATCAGTGGGACAAGAAGATTGCCTCACATCTCGGCGGCACCCGCACCTCGATGGTGGTGTCCTGGCCGGCGCGCATCAAAGACCGCGGCGGGTTGCGTTCGCAGTTCACTCACATCACCGACATCGCCCCGACCATCTTGGAAGCCGCCAAACTGCCCATGCCGGCAAGCATCGACGGTATCGAGCAGGTGCCACTCAACGGGTCGAGCCTGATCCCGTCCTTCGACAAAGCGGACGCCGAAGAGCACCACCGCACCCAGTACTTCGAGGTGATCGCCAATCAGGGCATCTATCACGACGGCTGGATGGCCAACACCGCGCCCAAGCGGTTGCCGTGGGTGAGCCGAGGGCCGTCCACCAAGGACCCGTACGAAGAATACGAGTGGCAGCTCTACAACCTGGATGAGGATTTCTCGCAGTCCAGGAACCTCGCCGCCGACAATCCCGACAAACTCCAAGAACTGCGAACGTTGTTCCTGGACGAGGCATCCAAGAACCAAGTGCTGCCGCTCGACGACCGCTACCTGGAGCGGGTGGCACCCGAAAACCGTCCGCAACACAACAAGGGTCGCAACGTCTATACCTATTTCCCCGGCGCCACCCGCATCACCGAGGGAATGGCGCCCAACATGAAGAACACCTCATACTCCATCACCGGGACCATCACCGTTCCCCCCACCGGTGCCGAAGGGATGATCGTCACCCAGGGTGGCTGGTTCGGCGGTAACGCGTTGTATCTGCTCGAGGGCAAACCGGTGTTCGCCTATGCGCGTTCGCATTACCCGGAGCACAAGTACAAGGTCGAGGCGCCCGCTGCGCTGACCCCGGGAAAGCACGACATTCGCGTCGATTTCGTTTGGGACGGGGGCGACCCCGGCAGCGGCGGCACCGCCAACCTCTTCGTCGACAATGCACAGGTTGCCTCCGGACGCATCGACCAGACCATCCCGGTACGCGTGTCCGCCGACGAGACCTTCGACGTCGGCGAGGACAGCGGCACTCCGGTCAACCGTGACTATGACGTGCCGTTCCGATTCTCCGGAGAACTTCACAAGGTCGTCGTCGAACTCAAACCGGCGAAACGCTGA
- a CDS encoding NAD-dependent epimerase/dehydratase family protein translates to MSPTADTGRPAPSLANRKVLITGGNGFIARAVAERLGALGAEVVGLDLTADPTRGVVAGDVTKPEQWSAALDGVDTVIHTAALLGAAYSLDQSWHVNVLGTSRVLRASIDAGVRRFVHFSSVAAYGFDFPDDVDETYPVHVNGDVYTDTKVNSEAVVLAAHAAKEIDVTVIRPGDVWGPGSVWVRSPIAEMRKPTGFPLPDSGNGIFSPVYIDNFVDGLVLVIASDESVGQVFNIGDGVGVRCADFFGRLATMSGGTVRTLPMAVAAPLADAVGSVLRRLGQKTDLSAGTMWLLNRPGTYSIEKAQKMLGYRPLVSMDEGMERVAEWVRAEGLVGG, encoded by the coding sequence ATGTCGCCCACCGCAGACACCGGCCGCCCGGCGCCCTCGCTGGCCAATCGCAAGGTCCTCATCACCGGAGGCAACGGCTTCATTGCCCGCGCCGTGGCCGAGCGGTTAGGTGCCCTGGGCGCCGAGGTCGTCGGTCTCGATCTGACGGCCGATCCGACGCGCGGCGTGGTGGCCGGTGACGTCACCAAACCGGAGCAGTGGTCCGCGGCTCTGGATGGCGTCGACACCGTCATTCACACCGCGGCCCTGCTGGGCGCGGCGTACTCGCTCGATCAGTCCTGGCATGTCAACGTGCTCGGCACCAGCCGGGTCCTGCGGGCTTCGATCGACGCCGGCGTGCGTCGGTTCGTGCATTTCTCGTCGGTCGCCGCATACGGCTTCGACTTCCCCGATGACGTCGACGAAACCTACCCGGTGCACGTGAACGGTGACGTGTACACCGATACGAAGGTCAACTCCGAGGCCGTGGTGCTGGCTGCGCACGCGGCGAAGGAGATCGACGTGACCGTGATCCGGCCCGGCGACGTTTGGGGTCCGGGATCGGTGTGGGTGCGATCGCCGATCGCGGAGATGCGCAAACCAACCGGATTCCCATTGCCCGACAGCGGAAACGGCATCTTCTCGCCGGTCTACATCGACAACTTCGTCGACGGCCTGGTCCTCGTCATCGCTTCCGACGAATCGGTGGGCCAGGTGTTCAACATCGGTGACGGCGTGGGCGTTCGGTGTGCCGATTTCTTCGGCCGGTTGGCGACCATGAGCGGCGGTACGGTCCGCACCCTGCCGATGGCGGTCGCAGCGCCGTTGGCGGATGCGGTCGGATCGGTTCTGCGCCGGCTGGGTCAGAAGACCGACCTGTCGGCGGGCACCATGTGGCTGCTCAATCGGCCCGGCACCTATTCCATCGAGAAGGCCCAGAAAATGCTCGGTTACCGGCCGCTGGTCTCGATGGATGAGGGCATGGAACGCGTCGCAGAATGGGTTCGGGCCGAGGGGCTTGTCGGCGGCTGA
- a CDS encoding 2,4'-dihydroxyacetophenone dioxygenase family protein, which produces MTLMTAPAPASTSSGAPLPLVALPQGELLTVNENDNPLIRDALGPGVHFKPLRLDMENGVWVVLATFAPGAKIPLHYHTGVVDAYTLSGCWYYLEYSDQKQTAGSYLFEPGASVHTLVCPESNTEDTVVLFRVDGANVNFNGDGTFHSILDAALITHLTGALSAEQGLHKVSYVGGGAAGIMAKDA; this is translated from the coding sequence ATGACTCTCATGACCGCCCCTGCCCCCGCGAGCACGTCGTCGGGCGCGCCTCTGCCGCTCGTGGCCCTGCCGCAGGGCGAGCTGCTGACCGTCAACGAGAACGACAACCCGTTGATCCGCGATGCGCTCGGCCCGGGCGTGCACTTCAAGCCGCTGCGGCTCGACATGGAAAACGGCGTATGGGTGGTGCTGGCGACCTTCGCGCCAGGCGCGAAGATCCCGCTGCACTATCACACCGGCGTTGTCGACGCATACACGCTCAGCGGCTGCTGGTACTACCTGGAGTATTCCGATCAGAAGCAAACCGCGGGCTCTTACCTGTTCGAGCCCGGCGCGTCGGTGCACACCCTCGTGTGCCCGGAATCCAACACCGAAGACACCGTCGTCCTGTTCCGTGTCGACGGTGCCAACGTCAACTTCAACGGCGACGGCACCTTCCATTCGATCCTGGACGCCGCCCTGATCACCCATCTCACCGGCGCGCTGTCGGCGGAGCAGGGACTCCACAAGGTCAGCTATGTCGGCGGTGGCGCGGCCGGAATCATGGCCAAGGACGCCTGA
- a CDS encoding AraC family transcriptional regulator — MSVIRGTSLTGYRELVGELGGEPDTLLRRAGILPGQVGQFDSFITYLALIDAMEAAAAATGAADFGRRLARRQGIDILGAVGVAARTPQTVADAFGIFEHYLAAYSPAISAQILPLADKELCFLQFKVLIAHPPAHPQVTELSLGVMLRVLRFLLGSSYAPIAVDLPHQPLTPQDEYLRYFSCAPRFGERGAGLTFPSADLGRSLTQDEVSHRAVLTYLDSMMDTRDGEMKTAVRALTRQLLPTGAATQDVVAQQFRLHPKTLQRRLAAEGTTFVAIVDDVRREMAQRYLRDTNMTLSHLARELGYAEHSVLTRACRRWYGSNPTVLRDNWRSASTQ, encoded by the coding sequence ATGTCCGTGATCCGCGGCACGTCGTTGACCGGATATCGCGAATTGGTCGGCGAACTCGGCGGCGAACCGGACACGCTTCTGCGCCGCGCCGGCATCCTGCCCGGCCAAGTCGGTCAGTTCGATTCGTTCATCACCTACCTGGCGCTGATCGATGCAATGGAGGCGGCGGCAGCGGCGACCGGCGCTGCGGACTTCGGGCGACGACTGGCGCGGCGGCAGGGCATCGACATCCTCGGAGCCGTGGGTGTCGCCGCGCGAACCCCGCAGACAGTTGCCGACGCGTTTGGCATTTTCGAGCACTACCTAGCCGCTTACAGTCCGGCGATCTCGGCACAGATCCTTCCGCTGGCGGACAAGGAGCTGTGTTTCTTGCAGTTCAAGGTATTGATCGCCCATCCGCCGGCGCATCCGCAGGTGACCGAACTGTCCCTCGGCGTCATGCTCCGGGTGCTGCGCTTTCTGCTCGGATCCTCTTACGCGCCCATCGCCGTTGACCTACCGCATCAGCCGCTGACACCACAAGACGAGTACTTGCGGTACTTCTCGTGCGCCCCCCGTTTCGGTGAGCGCGGTGCCGGTCTCACCTTCCCGTCCGCCGACCTCGGGCGATCGTTGACCCAGGACGAAGTGTCCCACCGCGCAGTGCTTACCTATCTGGATTCGATGATGGATACCCGTGACGGCGAAATGAAGACGGCGGTCCGCGCGCTGACACGTCAGCTGCTACCAACCGGAGCCGCTACCCAAGACGTTGTCGCGCAGCAATTTCGACTGCACCCCAAGACATTACAGCGACGATTGGCCGCGGAGGGAACGACGTTCGTCGCCATCGTCGACGATGTGCGCCGCGAGATGGCCCAGCGCTACCTCCGCGATACCAACATGACACTCTCGCATCTGGCCCGCGAACTCGGATATGCCGAGCACAGCGTACTCACCCGGGCGTGCCGACGTTGGTACGGATCGAATCCGACCGTGCTGCGGGATAATTGGCGATCGGCATCAACGCAATGA
- a CDS encoding arylsulfatase, whose amino-acid sequence MDDPEFTGTIGKTYQESKEAWPELPKPPEGAPNVVIILLDDVGFGQAGTFGGPVPTPALDELAANGLKYNRFHTTAICGPSRAALLTGRNHHNCGSGFLAEWATGFPSYTSMMPKSTATIGKILKENGYNTSWFGKNHNTPDWESSVVGPFDRWPTGLGFDYFYGFIGGETHQYYPVLFENTVAVEPSKSPEEGYHFMTDLTDRAIGWLRYSKSVNPDKPAFIYFAPGAMHAPHHVRPEWRERFKGQFDKGWDVVREETVARQKDLGVIPPDAENTPRPDWCPAWESLSADEKRLYARFMENYAGYMAFTDHEIGRLLTAIRALPDAENTMVIYIVGDNGASSEGGLTGTINEIMNLNGIPSTLEENLARIDDIGNPDTEPHYPLGWAWAGNAPFQWVKQVASHLGGSRNPMVVSWPAQINDHGAVRSQFTHLIDLVPTILDAAGIPAPDTVNGIEQKPMDGVTIRSTFDSADARPVRQRQYFEIFTNRAIYDNGWIACAQHTFPWRQDYAPGHWENDRWELYHLDEDFSENHDLANEHPDKLEELKKLFDEEAEKYGVYPFDDRGAARIAVPKPPPGGADPNRRQFTYYPGAIRLPENASPNTKNRSHRITAHIAERGDGVLVAAGGTSAGYVMYVKDGKPHYEYNWFDRERTKVAGGDPLPEGESTVTMSFLYDGGGGGLGGDAILSVNGMEVDRKRIEHTVAGRFGIDTFGVGMDTGAPVSKDYKPPFGYTGTIDRIDIEIGEPGLSPEEEAKLHARFNAGKDY is encoded by the coding sequence ATGGATGATCCGGAGTTCACCGGCACGATCGGTAAGACCTATCAGGAGTCCAAGGAGGCGTGGCCGGAGCTGCCGAAGCCGCCCGAGGGCGCACCCAATGTGGTGATCATCCTGCTCGACGACGTGGGGTTCGGCCAGGCCGGTACTTTCGGCGGGCCGGTGCCAACGCCGGCGCTGGACGAGCTGGCGGCAAACGGCCTGAAATACAACAGGTTTCACACCACCGCGATCTGCGGCCCGTCGAGGGCGGCGCTGTTGACGGGTCGCAACCATCACAACTGCGGTTCGGGATTCCTCGCAGAGTGGGCGACCGGATTCCCGAGCTACACCTCCATGATGCCGAAATCCACCGCAACGATCGGCAAGATACTCAAGGAAAACGGCTACAACACCTCGTGGTTCGGCAAGAATCACAACACCCCGGACTGGGAATCGAGCGTGGTGGGCCCGTTCGACCGGTGGCCAACCGGGCTGGGCTTCGACTACTTCTACGGGTTCATCGGCGGCGAGACGCATCAGTACTACCCGGTGCTGTTCGAAAATACGGTGGCCGTGGAACCGTCGAAGTCTCCCGAAGAGGGCTACCACTTCATGACCGATCTGACCGACAGGGCGATCGGTTGGCTGCGCTACAGCAAGTCGGTCAACCCCGACAAACCGGCGTTCATATACTTCGCTCCGGGCGCGATGCATGCGCCGCATCATGTCCGCCCGGAGTGGCGAGAACGGTTCAAGGGGCAGTTCGACAAGGGCTGGGACGTCGTGCGCGAGGAGACCGTTGCCCGCCAGAAGGACCTCGGCGTAATCCCGCCCGACGCCGAGAACACACCGCGGCCGGACTGGTGCCCGGCCTGGGAGTCACTGAGCGCCGACGAAAAACGGCTGTATGCGCGGTTCATGGAGAACTACGCGGGCTACATGGCGTTCACCGACCACGAGATCGGCCGCCTGCTCACCGCGATCCGCGCGCTACCCGACGCGGAGAACACCATGGTGATCTACATCGTCGGCGACAACGGCGCCAGCTCCGAAGGCGGCTTGACCGGCACGATCAACGAGATCATGAACCTCAACGGCATCCCGTCCACGCTCGAGGAGAACCTCGCCCGCATCGACGACATAGGCAATCCCGATACCGAGCCGCACTATCCACTCGGATGGGCATGGGCCGGCAACGCCCCATTCCAGTGGGTCAAGCAGGTGGCAAGTCATCTCGGCGGCAGCAGAAACCCGATGGTGGTGTCCTGGCCCGCCCAGATCAACGACCACGGCGCCGTCCGCTCCCAGTTCACCCATCTCATCGATCTGGTGCCGACAATTCTTGACGCCGCAGGCATTCCGGCGCCTGACACCGTCAACGGCATTGAGCAGAAGCCGATGGACGGAGTAACGATCCGCTCGACGTTCGACAGCGCCGATGCCCGCCCGGTCCGGCAACGCCAGTACTTCGAGATCTTCACCAACCGCGCCATCTACGACAACGGCTGGATCGCGTGCGCGCAACACACCTTCCCGTGGCGGCAGGACTACGCGCCCGGTCACTGGGAGAACGATCGGTGGGAGCTCTACCACCTCGACGAGGATTTCAGCGAGAACCACGACCTGGCCAACGAGCATCCGGACAAGCTCGAAGAACTCAAGAAGCTGTTCGACGAAGAGGCCGAGAAGTACGGCGTGTATCCGTTCGACGATCGCGGGGCCGCTCGGATCGCCGTCCCCAAACCGCCGCCGGGGGGCGCCGACCCGAACCGCCGTCAGTTCACCTACTACCCGGGCGCCATCCGGCTTCCCGAGAACGCGTCGCCCAATACCAAGAACCGCTCGCACCGCATCACCGCGCACATCGCCGAGCGCGGCGACGGTGTGCTGGTGGCTGCCGGTGGGACATCGGCCGGCTATGTCATGTATGTCAAGGACGGGAAGCCGCACTACGAATACAACTGGTTCGACCGCGAACGGACGAAGGTCGCGGGCGGTGATCCGCTCCCGGAAGGCGAGTCGACCGTGACGATGTCGTTCCTCTACGACGGCGGCGGTGGCGGACTGGGCGGCGACGCGATCCTGTCGGTCAACGGAATGGAGGTGGACCGCAAACGCATCGAACACACGGTGGCCGGACGTTTCGGTATCGACACCTTCGGCGTCGGCATGGACACCGGCGCACCGGTCAGCAAGGACTACAAACCGCCCTTCGGCTACACCGGAACGATCGACCGCATCGATATCGAAATCGGCGAACCCGGTCTCTCACCCGAGGAGGAAGCCAAGCTGCACGCGCGCTTCAACGCCGGAAAGGACTACTGA